One Halorientalis litorea DNA segment encodes these proteins:
- a CDS encoding helix-turn-helix transcriptional regulator, whose protein sequence is MVRSLPVVVLCVLLVGTAVLSGVLAVPTGRTDGAVAAQSDRTSAFVQPDQFSSATFTVEVHENGSARWTFSYYTSALNASQQDDFREYARRFESRETDLWTNFQNRADALVSAGTNATGRNMTARNFRHAASLNDVGNRGVVTMSFLWADFAQVQGDRVVVADVFDGVFYIGPSQWLVFERGPGLRFDSTSPDPDAVSGGTLAESDTVTYYGEQQFPDNNPRVAFATDTAGAAEDGGGEAATTTGGPESAGGIPMTLLGFAVLVVGLGAVVAWRTDVFRSGDEGSVTAAPDDGSDAGAVATATSDATTEAEPAVPDEELLTDEDRVVKLLEESGGRMKQANIVEETEWSKSKVSMLLSDMEEEGDISKLRVGRENIVSLSGHEPDAAGSPFDDED, encoded by the coding sequence ATGGTTCGCTCGTTGCCGGTGGTGGTTCTCTGCGTTCTTCTCGTTGGAACTGCCGTGCTGTCGGGAGTTCTCGCGGTGCCGACCGGCCGGACCGACGGGGCCGTCGCCGCCCAGTCCGACCGAACGTCGGCGTTCGTCCAACCGGACCAGTTCTCCTCGGCGACGTTCACCGTGGAAGTCCACGAGAACGGGTCGGCCCGGTGGACGTTCAGTTACTACACCAGCGCGCTCAACGCGAGCCAGCAGGACGATTTCAGGGAGTACGCACGTCGCTTCGAGAGTCGGGAGACCGACCTCTGGACGAACTTCCAGAACCGCGCGGACGCGTTGGTGTCCGCTGGGACGAACGCGACGGGACGAAACATGACCGCCCGGAACTTCCGGCACGCGGCGTCGCTCAACGATGTCGGGAACCGCGGCGTGGTCACCATGTCGTTCCTGTGGGCCGACTTCGCGCAGGTACAGGGTGACCGCGTCGTCGTCGCCGACGTGTTCGACGGCGTCTTCTACATCGGGCCGAGCCAGTGGCTCGTCTTCGAGCGCGGGCCGGGCCTCCGGTTCGACAGCACCAGTCCCGACCCGGACGCCGTCTCCGGCGGGACGCTGGCCGAGAGCGACACCGTCACCTACTACGGCGAGCAGCAGTTCCCCGACAACAACCCCAGAGTGGCCTTCGCCACGGACACCGCAGGGGCCGCCGAGGACGGTGGCGGTGAGGCGGCGACCACGACTGGCGGCCCCGAGTCCGCCGGTGGCATTCCGATGACACTCCTCGGCTTCGCCGTGTTGGTGGTGGGACTCGGTGCCGTCGTCGCGTGGCGGACGGACGTGTTCAGGTCCGGAGACGAGGGCAGCGTGACCGCCGCACCAGACGACGGTAGTGATGCGGGTGCGGTTGCCACGGCGACGAGCGACGCGACGACGGAGGCGGAGCCAGCGGTGCCGGACGAGGAATTGTTGACCGACGAGGACAGAGTGGTCAAACTGCTGGAGGAGAGCGGCGGGCGGATGAAACAGGCCAACATCGTCGAAGAGACGGAGTGGTCGAAGTCGAAGGTCAGTATGCTCCTCTCGGACATGGAGGAGGAGGGCGACATCAGCAAACTTCGGGTGGGTCGGGAGAACATCGTCAGCCTCAGCGGGCACGAACCCGACGCGGCGGGGTCGCCGTTCGACGACGAGGACTAA
- a CDS encoding DUF6230 family protein, whose protein sequence is MVGLVFLSSGTAVSLPVAGIGGFTIQADRVEGDDLLLYPSLCDTSEVGDYPHATIELRNNSIDGLRLIKQSDIGDYTGDAVGGTARFVIETDEGVIAEELLLRTPALDAEEATFSGFELSETATNDLTRAFSIRAPPEPAADARQLTLTGGENPGFVLENTTIRARYLATNQISLPGLRLRVEYDEDGDGEFEFQFS, encoded by the coding sequence GTGGTCGGACTCGTGTTTCTGAGTTCCGGTACCGCGGTCTCCCTCCCCGTCGCCGGTATCGGCGGGTTCACGATTCAGGCCGACAGGGTCGAGGGGGACGACTTGCTGTTGTACCCGAGCCTGTGCGACACGAGCGAGGTCGGCGACTACCCCCACGCGACAATCGAACTGCGGAACAACAGTATCGACGGACTCAGGCTAATAAAGCAAAGCGATATCGGAGACTACACCGGCGACGCCGTCGGCGGGACGGCCCGCTTCGTCATCGAGACGGACGAGGGCGTTATCGCCGAGGAGTTGCTCCTGCGGACGCCGGCACTGGACGCGGAGGAGGCGACGTTCAGCGGCTTCGAGTTGAGTGAGACGGCGACGAACGACCTCACCCGCGCGTTCAGCATCCGCGCACCCCCCGAGCCGGCGGCCGACGCACGACAGCTGACACTCACCGGCGGTGAGAACCCCGGCTTCGTCCTCGAAAACACGACGATACGGGCGAGGTACTTGGCGACGAATCAGATATCGCTCCCGGGGTTGCGGTTACGAGTCGAGTACGACGAGGACGGCGACGGCGAGTTCGAGTTCCAGTTCAGTTAG
- a CDS encoding ArsA family ATPase: MTEFVLYGGKGGVGKTTVAAASGLALARAGHETLVVSTDPAHSLSDSVDADVGDEPTEIRDRLYGVEVDPDDGLERYQEIFETMEDVLEETGVDFESEDDGIGNAADLFSSGIVPGSDELAALDGLATYVDTDEYDHVVFDTAPTGHTLRLLDLPGIMADALSTAEAVHEQVQRKVNVQKTLVMGLLARRHTDDPTAMTEMRERMSRVEEVLRDPATTTFRVVTIPETMAVEESVRLVEQLREFDVPVGELVVNKVIEDPGDCERCRENKAVQEDAIDDLHARLPDLEVWRVADQPGEVTGLETLDRIAGDLDVA, translated from the coding sequence GTGACTGAGTTCGTCCTCTACGGTGGGAAAGGTGGCGTGGGGAAGACAACCGTCGCAGCGGCCTCCGGGCTGGCACTGGCCCGTGCTGGCCACGAGACGCTCGTCGTCTCGACGGACCCGGCGCACTCGCTGTCCGATTCCGTGGATGCCGATGTCGGTGACGAGCCGACGGAGATCCGCGACCGTCTGTACGGTGTCGAGGTCGACCCCGACGACGGGCTCGAACGCTATCAAGAAATCTTCGAGACGATGGAGGATGTCCTCGAAGAGACCGGCGTCGACTTCGAGAGCGAGGACGACGGAATCGGTAACGCCGCCGACCTGTTCAGCTCCGGCATCGTCCCCGGCAGCGACGAGCTCGCAGCACTGGACGGGCTAGCGACCTACGTCGACACCGACGAGTACGACCACGTCGTCTTCGACACTGCCCCCACCGGCCACACGCTCCGACTCCTCGACCTACCCGGCATCATGGCTGACGCACTGTCGACAGCGGAAGCGGTCCACGAGCAGGTCCAGCGGAAGGTCAACGTCCAGAAGACGCTGGTGATGGGGCTGTTGGCCCGCCGGCATACGGACGACCCGACAGCTATGACCGAGATGCGCGAGCGCATGTCCCGTGTCGAGGAGGTCCTGCGTGACCCCGCGACGACAACCTTCCGCGTGGTCACCATCCCCGAAACGATGGCCGTCGAGGAGTCCGTCCGCCTCGTCGAGCAACTCCGGGAGTTCGACGTCCCCGTCGGCGAACTCGTCGTCAACAAGGTCATCGAGGACCCCGGCGACTGCGAACGCTGCCGGGAGAACAAAGCCGTCCAAGAGGACGCCATCGATGACCTCCACGCGCGGCTTCCGGACCTCGAGGTGTGGCGCGTCGCCGACCAGCCCGGCGAGGTTACCGGGTTGGAGACCCTCGACCGTATCGCGGGTGACCTAGACGTAGCGTAG
- a CDS encoding FAD-dependent oxidoreductase, whose amino-acid sequence MECTVVGGGVQALSTGVLLESLGHSTTMISDEFAYIDGSDDPPVATDYAAASVYPVQVESEYSEDELIRRAESTFEPFWESDGVPVRKHTHYYLYENAGDRHLPDRMGAQPVSQYDGEVPTRAGETVEGGYVCEEYFVEMPEYVPQLYHTYRELGGDIERRTVTATEVDNLAGIVFNCTGYGSRELFDDDSLRAMKGHILQVPYEDGPLPFSYTYTPSGYDDEYAYMYPRRETVLFGGSYLPGDIVDGQWVGESPDDPMTVDGVTIPRRLYDVTADIMSEYTDITPERIDAKYGYRPYRADGMRIERTGDIVHNYGHGGAGVSMSWWSALRAVSYIETVSEDVLPDVAAAVAV is encoded by the coding sequence ATGGAGTGTACAGTTGTCGGCGGCGGTGTGCAGGCACTGTCCACGGGTGTCCTGCTCGAGTCCCTCGGACACAGTACCACGATGATAAGTGACGAGTTCGCCTACATCGACGGTTCCGACGACCCGCCAGTCGCGACCGATTACGCGGCTGCCTCGGTCTATCCCGTTCAAGTCGAGTCGGAGTACTCCGAGGACGAACTCATTCGCCGCGCCGAGTCGACGTTCGAGCCGTTCTGGGAGTCGGACGGCGTCCCCGTGCGAAAACACACTCACTACTATCTCTACGAGAACGCTGGTGACCGCCACCTCCCCGACCGGATGGGTGCGCAACCGGTTTCGCAGTACGACGGTGAGGTACCGACTCGGGCCGGCGAGACGGTCGAAGGTGGCTACGTCTGCGAGGAGTACTTCGTCGAGATGCCCGAGTACGTGCCACAGCTCTACCACACTTACAGAGAACTCGGCGGTGACATCGAGCGGCGGACAGTCACGGCCACGGAGGTCGACAATCTCGCCGGCATCGTGTTCAACTGTACTGGATACGGGAGCCGAGAGCTGTTCGACGACGACTCGCTTCGGGCGATGAAAGGCCACATCCTACAAGTTCCGTACGAGGACGGACCGCTTCCGTTCTCGTACACGTACACCCCATCCGGGTACGACGACGAGTACGCGTACATGTATCCCCGGCGAGAAACCGTGCTGTTCGGGGGGTCGTACTTGCCGGGGGATATCGTCGACGGTCAGTGGGTCGGCGAGAGCCCGGACGACCCGATGACCGTCGATGGCGTGACTATTCCGAGGCGGTTGTACGACGTGACCGCGGACATAATGAGTGAGTACACCGACATCACGCCGGAACGGATCGACGCGAAGTACGGCTACCGACCGTACCGGGCGGACGGCATGCGCATCGAACGGACGGGCGACATCGTCCACAACTACGGTCACGGCGGTGCAGGCGTCTCGATGTCGTGGTGGTCGGCACTGCGTGCCGTCAGCTACATCGAGACAGTTTCGGAAGACGTCCTGCCGGATGTCGCGGCCGCCGTTGCAGTGTAG
- the thiE gene encoding thiamine phosphate synthase, which produces MELGTYLVTGEAHSAGRSTVEVVAAAVAGGVDIVQLREKAMPVRERYDVGRRVRETTAEAGVPLVVNDRIDLALALNADGVHLGDEDLPVTVAREQLGSDAVIGRSVSTPAAAREAERAGADYLGVGAVYGTDSKDTDAEIGLDPIRAIDDTVDIPFVGIGGVTPTNAGDVVTAGADGVAVISAITRADDPEAATRDLAATVAAGRDRR; this is translated from the coding sequence ATGGAACTCGGTACGTACCTCGTCACCGGCGAGGCCCACTCGGCGGGACGGTCGACCGTCGAGGTCGTCGCGGCGGCCGTTGCCGGCGGCGTCGACATCGTACAGTTGCGCGAGAAAGCGATGCCAGTCCGCGAACGCTACGACGTTGGCCGGCGGGTCCGGGAGACGACTGCAGAGGCGGGCGTCCCGCTCGTGGTCAACGACAGGATCGACCTCGCGCTGGCACTGAACGCCGACGGCGTTCACCTGGGGGACGAAGACCTCCCGGTGACTGTTGCCCGCGAGCAACTGGGGTCGGACGCCGTCATCGGTCGGTCTGTCTCGACACCGGCGGCCGCCCGTGAGGCCGAGCGAGCGGGCGCGGACTATCTCGGCGTCGGTGCGGTCTACGGCACCGACTCGAAGGACACCGACGCCGAGATTGGGCTCGACCCGATTCGAGCGATCGACGATACCGTCGACATCCCCTTCGTGGGTATCGGCGGTGTGACGCCGACCAACGCTGGGGACGTGGTGACTGCCGGTGCGGACGGGGTCGCCGTCATCTCGGCTATCACACGGGCCGACGACCCCGAGGCGGCGACTCGTGACTTGGCAGCGACCGTCGCGGCGGGGCGGGACCGACGATGA
- a CDS encoding SDR family oxidoreductase: protein MTETPDRVALITGASSGIGAVTARRFAEEGTAVVLAARNTEPLEAVAEECREHGVAAVAVPTDVTEPDAVDTVVETAVERFERLDVAVVNAGTGETRNVPLSELPREQFAAVTETNVHGAFYTTRAALPHLRERDGALVFVGSSKGKYPSTSTPVYAASKWWVRGFAASVAGRAGPDGVAVTVINPTGVPTAFGSDFRESTNAESLDPKATVGAGDVADAIVYAAGQEGATAVAELDLYRRDIHARF, encoded by the coding sequence GTGACCGAGACTCCAGATCGGGTCGCGCTTATTACGGGTGCCAGTTCCGGTATCGGTGCGGTGACGGCTCGCCGGTTTGCAGAGGAGGGCACGGCCGTGGTGTTGGCGGCCCGGAACACGGAGCCCCTCGAAGCGGTCGCCGAGGAGTGCCGCGAACACGGCGTCGCGGCAGTCGCAGTCCCGACCGACGTGACTGAGCCCGACGCCGTCGACACAGTTGTCGAGACTGCTGTCGAGCGGTTCGAGCGGCTCGACGTGGCCGTAGTGAACGCGGGCACCGGCGAGACGCGAAACGTCCCGCTGTCTGAGCTACCCCGCGAGCAGTTCGCGGCCGTCACCGAGACGAACGTCCACGGGGCGTTCTATACGACACGGGCGGCACTACCACACCTCCGCGAGCGTGATGGCGCGCTCGTGTTCGTCGGAAGCTCGAAGGGGAAGTACCCAAGTACGTCGACGCCGGTGTACGCGGCCTCGAAGTGGTGGGTCCGTGGGTTCGCCGCGAGCGTGGCCGGCCGGGCCGGCCCAGACGGCGTCGCCGTCACGGTAATCAACCCGACGGGCGTCCCCACGGCGTTCGGGTCCGATTTCCGAGAGTCGACCAACGCCGAGAGCCTCGACCCGAAAGCCACTGTCGGAGCCGGCGACGTGGCCGACGCGATCGTCTACGCCGCCGGACAAGAGGGGGCGACCGCGGTGGCAGAACTCGATCTCTACCGGCGGGACATCCACGCCCGGTTCTGA
- a CDS encoding saccharopine dehydrogenase family protein: MSHTDREYDLVVWGATGVAGRFVSDHLTERYTADDLALALGGRDEGHLRDIATELKARTDGWEHIPVVVGDATEPATLRAIAEDTHVVCTTVGPYTEYGTPLVEACIEAGTDYCDLTGEVTWMRKTVDRYHDAAVDAGARIVHSCGYDSVPADIGTLLVQSFATEAFDAPCDLVRVYLEGGRGSVSGGTLASAAKLFEAASADPVARETLRDPYSLAPPGEREGVDTGEQHLPRRDPLRSDWTAPSPMAPVNERVIRRSNALLGYPWGRGFRCAEVVPTGDSVGGAAAAGSIAAALGIGTVALSAGPVREALQRFVFPDPGEGPSRDEAEQGYFTVRLLGQGTNAAGPFLVEGTVAADRDPGYGATAIMLGETAMCLVRDETDSALNGGVLTPASGIGYPLIERLRNAGMTLTVREAPDEP, translated from the coding sequence GTGTCGCACACTGACCGAGAGTACGACCTCGTTGTGTGGGGAGCGACTGGCGTGGCCGGGCGGTTCGTGAGCGACCACCTCACCGAGCGGTACACCGCCGACGACCTCGCGCTCGCGCTGGGTGGCCGCGACGAGGGTCACCTGCGCGATATCGCGACCGAACTCAAGGCCCGCACGGACGGGTGGGAGCACATCCCGGTGGTGGTCGGCGACGCGACTGAACCGGCGACGCTCCGGGCTATCGCCGAGGACACGCACGTGGTCTGTACGACCGTCGGCCCATACACCGAGTACGGGACGCCGCTGGTCGAGGCCTGTATCGAAGCTGGAACCGACTACTGTGACCTCACTGGCGAGGTGACGTGGATGCGGAAGACCGTCGACCGGTATCACGATGCGGCGGTCGACGCCGGCGCGCGAATCGTTCACAGCTGTGGGTACGACTCCGTCCCGGCGGACATCGGGACCCTGCTCGTCCAGTCGTTCGCGACCGAGGCGTTCGACGCGCCGTGTGACCTAGTACGAGTCTACTTGGAGGGCGGGCGTGGCAGTGTCAGTGGCGGGACGCTGGCCAGCGCGGCGAAACTGTTCGAGGCAGCGTCGGCCGACCCGGTCGCCCGGGAGACACTCCGGGACCCCTACTCGCTGGCCCCGCCCGGGGAACGCGAGGGCGTCGACACCGGTGAACAGCACCTCCCGCGCCGTGACCCGCTCCGGTCGGACTGGACGGCCCCCTCTCCGATGGCTCCGGTCAACGAACGCGTCATCAGGCGCAGCAACGCGTTGCTGGGCTACCCTTGGGGACGGGGCTTCCGCTGTGCCGAGGTGGTCCCTACTGGGGACAGCGTCGGGGGCGCGGCTGCTGCGGGCAGCATCGCCGCGGCCTTAGGCATCGGGACAGTCGCACTGTCGGCCGGCCCGGTCCGCGAGGCACTACAACGGTTCGTGTTTCCCGACCCCGGCGAGGGCCCGTCCCGAGACGAGGCCGAGCAAGGCTATTTTACTGTCCGCCTGCTCGGCCAAGGGACGAACGCAGCGGGTCCGTTCCTCGTCGAGGGGACCGTCGCCGCCGACCGGGACCCGGGGTACGGTGCCACTGCGATCATGCTCGGCGAGACTGCGATGTGTTTGGTACGAGACGAAACCGACTCCGCGCTGAACGGCGGCGTGCTGACGCCGGCTTCCGGTATCGGCTATCCGCTGATCGAACGACTCCGCAACGCTGGGATGACCCTTACCGTGCGCGAGGCACCGGACGAACCCTGA
- a CDS encoding SDR family NAD(P)-dependent oxidoreductase, giving the protein MSESPETLADVADVDCTGKQALVTGSTSGIGRAAALALGRLGADVVVHGRDRTAGATVVEDLGAVGAEGTFVAADFTDLDAVRDLAATVRSETDGLDILINNAGGLFRDGRLTDLGVERTFHVNHLAPLLLTAELLDHLQDDGRIVTTASAAHKGASLDLDRVEGVDDYSAMWAYSHSKLANVLFAAELGRRLDAAGRSLTSNSIHPGAIPGSGFSRFLPGPLPRLVQLLDAVPGVTSVADGAAELLFPAVSPHAADISGRYFSGQQPTPPAAAGQDTAAARRLWEYSADVIDIEEPLREAVQKSE; this is encoded by the coding sequence ATGAGTGAGTCCCCGGAGACACTGGCGGACGTCGCGGACGTCGACTGTACTGGGAAACAAGCCCTCGTCACCGGGTCGACCAGCGGCATCGGACGGGCAGCGGCACTGGCACTGGGCCGGCTCGGGGCCGATGTCGTCGTCCACGGCCGGGACAGGACCGCTGGTGCAACGGTCGTCGAGGACCTCGGTGCGGTCGGTGCCGAAGGGACATTCGTCGCGGCAGATTTTACCGACCTCGACGCAGTCCGCGACCTGGCCGCGACCGTCCGGTCCGAGACCGACGGACTCGATATACTGATAAACAACGCTGGTGGCCTGTTCCGTGACGGTCGGCTGACCGACCTCGGCGTCGAGCGGACGTTCCATGTCAACCACCTCGCGCCCCTCCTGCTGACAGCCGAGCTTCTCGACCATCTCCAAGACGACGGCCGTATCGTCACGACTGCGTCGGCAGCACACAAGGGGGCGTCGCTGGACCTCGACCGCGTCGAGGGCGTCGACGACTACTCGGCCATGTGGGCCTACAGCCACTCCAAGCTCGCAAACGTGCTCTTCGCGGCCGAACTCGGTCGTCGGCTCGACGCCGCCGGCCGGTCACTCACCTCCAACAGTATCCACCCAGGAGCCATCCCGGGCAGCGGGTTCAGCCGGTTCCTCCCGGGGCCACTGCCGCGGCTCGTCCAACTGCTCGATGCCGTGCCGGGGGTCACCTCCGTCGCCGACGGTGCCGCGGAACTGCTGTTTCCGGCCGTCTCGCCCCACGCTGCGGACATCTCCGGTCGGTACTTCTCGGGTCAACAGCCCACGCCCCCTGCCGCTGCCGGGCAGGACACCGCCGCGGCGCGCCGGCTCTGGGAGTACAGTGCCGACGTTATAGACATCGAGGAACCGCTGCGTGAGGCGGTCCAGAAGTCAGAGTAA
- a CDS encoding cation:proton antiporter domain-containing protein — MVVVILAVGIVGQLLASRLRVPSVVFYLAGGLVLGQAGLGIVGLETFGDGLTTVVGISVAVIIFDGAFALRFRRIREASTASLRLVTVGALLTFFGTAAAVRFLTGTQWAVAFLIGALLVATGPTVITPIVDVVPLREHVSAALETEGIVNDVTAAIAAVVIFEEVLLLEAFGPNTLFAFVERIGVGVASGLVAAGVTYYLLHEELLPGDGQRSARFTTLLAAVGSYGVANTVSPEAGVAAAATAGLALGNLDIPHRETIAKFTEDATLLLLAFVFVSLAALIDVDAVLSLGFAGVTLVAVLILVLRPLVALMSTIGAERFTWPERFFLAAMGPRGIIPASVATLFAIELASGGDEQAATTLLGAVFLVIFVTDAVEAGLARQIGDLLGVTPMRTIIVGGGRVGRSVATQLENSDEFVVIVDDDEEQCQRSREAGFTVIESDGTRPDSLEKAGIDEAKAVVAATRDDDINLLVSQTVIAKFDVENVYARVNSPENIDAFEALGVTAVDSPQATAFMLGNEIERPALAHWMNDIGDGHDILETEVTSSDLAGKRIRELNEEIPGGCLIAEIGRGDDAHVPEADERIEYGDRLTFLGDAYAVEQALKRFHPHD; from the coding sequence ATCGTGGTAGTAATACTGGCAGTTGGCATCGTCGGCCAGTTACTCGCGAGTCGACTCCGCGTCCCGAGCGTCGTTTTCTACCTCGCCGGAGGGTTGGTACTCGGTCAGGCGGGGCTCGGCATCGTCGGTCTGGAGACGTTCGGTGACGGACTGACGACGGTGGTCGGAATCAGCGTCGCAGTCATTATCTTCGACGGGGCGTTCGCGCTCCGGTTCCGGCGAATCCGTGAGGCGTCGACGGCGTCGCTCCGGCTCGTGACTGTCGGCGCGCTCCTGACGTTTTTCGGGACGGCGGCCGCCGTTCGTTTTCTGACCGGCACTCAGTGGGCTGTCGCGTTCCTCATCGGGGCGTTGCTCGTCGCCACCGGTCCGACAGTCATCACGCCCATCGTCGACGTGGTACCGCTGCGAGAACACGTCTCTGCGGCCCTCGAAACTGAGGGTATCGTCAACGACGTGACCGCTGCCATCGCGGCCGTCGTCATCTTCGAGGAGGTGCTGTTGCTCGAAGCGTTCGGGCCGAACACCCTCTTTGCTTTCGTCGAGCGCATCGGCGTCGGCGTGGCGAGCGGACTCGTCGCCGCTGGCGTCACCTACTATCTGTTACACGAGGAACTGTTGCCGGGGGACGGTCAACGGTCCGCGAGATTCACGACGCTCCTCGCAGCGGTTGGCTCGTACGGAGTGGCGAACACCGTCTCCCCGGAGGCTGGCGTCGCTGCTGCGGCGACGGCTGGACTCGCCCTCGGCAATCTCGATATCCCACACCGCGAAACGATAGCGAAGTTCACGGAGGACGCGACGCTCCTGCTCCTCGCGTTCGTGTTCGTCTCGCTGGCGGCACTCATCGACGTGGACGCTGTCCTGAGTCTCGGGTTCGCTGGCGTCACACTCGTCGCGGTTCTCATACTGGTACTCCGGCCACTGGTGGCACTGATGTCGACAATCGGTGCCGAGCGGTTCACCTGGCCGGAGCGGTTCTTTCTCGCCGCGATGGGGCCGCGAGGGATTATCCCTGCAAGCGTTGCGACACTGTTCGCTATCGAACTCGCATCCGGCGGCGACGAACAGGCGGCCACGACGCTGCTCGGCGCGGTATTTTTGGTGATATTCGTCACCGACGCGGTCGAGGCAGGACTAGCGCGGCAAATCGGAGACCTACTAGGAGTGACACCCATGCGCACGATAATCGTCGGCGGCGGCCGGGTTGGCCGGTCGGTCGCTACGCAACTGGAGAACAGCGACGAGTTCGTCGTCATCGTCGACGACGACGAAGAACAGTGTCAACGGTCGCGGGAGGCCGGCTTCACCGTCATCGAGAGTGATGGGACCCGCCCCGACTCCCTCGAAAAGGCCGGTATCGACGAGGCAAAGGCCGTCGTCGCGGCAACGCGGGACGACGACATCAACCTCCTCGTGTCCCAAACCGTGATTGCGAAGTTCGACGTGGAGAACGTCTATGCCCGGGTAAACAGTCCCGAAAACATCGACGCGTTCGAGGCACTTGGGGTGACCGCGGTCGACAGTCCACAGGCGACAGCGTTCATGCTCGGCAACGAAATCGAACGGCCCGCGCTGGCACACTGGATGAACGACATCGGCGACGGGCACGACATCCTCGAAACCGAAGTCACCTCCTCGGACCTCGCCGGGAAGCGTATCCGTGAGCTCAACGAGGAGATTCCCGGCGGTTGCCTCATCGCCGAAATCGGTCGCGGGGACGATGCACACGTCCCCGAGGCTGACGAAAGAATCGAGTACGGTGACCGACTCACCTTCCTCGGCGACGCGTATGCCGTCGAGCAGGCACTCAAACGGTTCCACCCTCACGACTGA
- a CDS encoding HVO_2922 family protein, whose protein sequence is MTKKPSIFLATVRVAMLASLQTSQAQFEVYEDNAGEYRWRLRHRNGNVVADSGEGYTRRTSVHDAIESVKRDAPGADTTE, encoded by the coding sequence GTGACGAAGAAACCGAGTATCTTCCTCGCTACCGTCCGGGTGGCGATGCTGGCGTCACTCCAGACGAGTCAGGCACAGTTCGAGGTGTACGAGGACAACGCCGGCGAGTACCGCTGGCGACTCCGCCACCGGAACGGGAACGTCGTCGCCGACAGCGGCGAGGGCTACACCCGCCGGACGAGTGTCCACGACGCCATCGAGAGCGTGAAGCGCGACGCGCCCGGTGCAGATACCACCGAGTAA
- a CDS encoding DUF7560 family zinc ribbon protein encodes MTQFQFECPHCRECTTVDAGVRDLLLEGGCIACGKAVHESAFRRPVRMHQD; translated from the coding sequence ATGACACAGTTCCAGTTCGAGTGTCCACACTGTCGAGAGTGTACGACCGTCGACGCGGGTGTGCGCGACCTCCTGCTCGAAGGGGGCTGTATCGCCTGCGGCAAAGCCGTCCACGAGAGTGCGTTCCGCCGTCCCGTCCGGATGCATCAGGACTGA
- a CDS encoding helix-turn-helix domain-containing protein: MSTSGLQVAMTVDAPQGCRPAALSAENEDSIESITWSSPGDTDTATEEFGASSELDDGGVSPVFGTGSSTRYRFERDADGTCVCEIVEHADCPLTDVRAEHGQLHLTFYAPNVETVRTIVSDLRERYDGVHLQHLRQSGDPDGEALVVVDKSRLTDRQQEVLETAYEEGYFEHPKEANASELADQLDISLSTFTEHLAIAQSKLLDALVDDAAR, from the coding sequence ATGTCTACCTCCGGATTGCAAGTCGCTATGACGGTGGATGCACCACAGGGGTGTCGGCCCGCCGCACTGTCGGCAGAGAACGAGGACAGCATCGAGTCTATCACGTGGAGTTCGCCCGGCGACACGGACACCGCCACCGAGGAGTTCGGAGCGAGTTCAGAACTTGACGACGGGGGCGTGTCACCAGTGTTCGGTACCGGGTCGAGCACTAGATACCGCTTCGAGCGCGACGCCGACGGTACCTGTGTGTGTGAAATCGTCGAACACGCCGACTGCCCGCTGACGGACGTGCGCGCCGAACACGGACAGTTACACCTCACGTTCTACGCGCCCAACGTCGAGACAGTCCGGACCATCGTCTCTGACCTCCGGGAGCGGTACGACGGCGTCCACCTCCAGCACCTCCGCCAGTCCGGCGACCCGGACGGTGAGGCCCTCGTCGTCGTGGACAAGAGCCGTCTGACCGACAGACAGCAGGAAGTCCTCGAAACCGCTTACGAGGAAGGCTACTTCGAACACCCCAAAGAGGCGAACGCCAGCGAACTCGCCGACCAACTCGACATCTCCCTTTCGACGTTCACCGAACACCTCGCCATCGCTCAGTCGAAACTCCTCGACGCCCTCGTCGACGACGCGGCGCGGTGA